TTATCTCCTTCGTGTATGCAttttaaattgctttttttctttcgcaaAACAGCCGCACAGGCCTCGGAATGAGGGTGGCGGCGGAGGAGGCGGCAGGCACAAGAAGCGCGTGAGGCAGCCGCATAATACGAGGGAACGGCAACGGCAACTGGCAGTCGGCCATGGCGAATACATCATGCCGACGCAGGCGGTGCAGTACAGGGCGCCACACAATGTACAGCCCGACGATGCGTTACTGGGAATAGTAATGACGGATCCCAGGCCGCCCAGACCCAACAGCATCGAACTGCGACGAAGCTACCCTCCAGAAGAACAGCATCTCTACAGCCCGCCGTCTTCCGATCTCTACAGGTGGATATATCGCGACAACATAGCTAACAATAATGATATAACTGTTAactctaaaataataatagtccAATAATAGTACATTAATAATCAGAATACTTTTTATTCCTTTCCTTCttctattttacttttttattgctAAGGACTCTGTAGATTCTCCCGTGCTGTagaatcaaaaaatttatacttttctatataattaatgattttctcTCGCTGCAGGGGAACGAACTATATGACTCAGGGCTACGATGATAATCCATACGGTTCACATTACGCCTCGGGTCAGGGGCCGCCCGGCAGCGAGGCGTATCAAAGTCCCGGCGGTCAAAGCACCCCAAGTCGGGGCGGTAGGTCGCGACCGTCACAACCGCCACCGGCTCCGCCGAGTAACGCTTCCAGCAATTCCACGCCCACGGTGGCGTCTGCCAACAACACTCCCACCAGGGGAAGATCCATGAGCACCGGCAGGGACACCCtaccgccgccaccaccaccaccaggAGAAACCATGTCTCCTCCTTCCATGAATGGTATGTtagttatgttaatttatcATCACTTATAGTAATCGTATTTGAGTGAGTCTCTTTAAAAGATAACAAGAgtaataataacttattttgCACGATGCTTTCAGGTTCCATACCTCCGCACTTGCTGAACAGGAGCGGAAGTCGGTCGGACAGTCCTCTACCAAGCCAACGTTCGACACCAACACCGCCGAATCATTCAGGCCAATTGGGAGCGGACGAGACAGATCCAGCACCCCAGGATCTTCCGCCACCCCCGCCCACCCCAGATCCCACCCCGCCAAGACCCATCTCACCTCCGTGCAACATCCCGCCACCTCCACCACCACCGCCTCCTCCACCGGTCGTCAACGGACCCACGGCGCCGTTACCGTTGACAAACGGCGATATCGCGAAGATGATTGCAACCAATCCGCCGAAGCTCAGGCCCCTGAAAAGCATTGTGGATGGCCAGCTAAAGAAACCCGTCAACCCGAATATTCCATTGGTCGACCCGCGAAACGACTTGCTCAAAGCGATTCGCGATGGTAAATTTATAcccatattttattattttcaattacgTTAGTtactttgttaattaattaagaaggAGTGAAACACTTTCGGATCTTATAAAATCTTTGATACTTTGAGTAACTCTATGTTTATCCAAGACAATTGTTTTTCAGGCATAAAACTGCGCAAGGTAGAGAAGATCGAGCAGAAGGAGGTGGAGCGCGTGAATGCGCTCAACGACGTCGCGTCCATCCTGGCGCGTCGCGTTGCCGTCGAGTTCAGCGACAGCGATTCGGCATCGGAGAGCGAGTGCGACAGCGAAGGCTGGGGTGAGCAGGAGAGTAATCTGGCGTGACCCAACTCCCTGTCATCCGCCGCCGTTTCTGCCTCTTAAGGAAACGGCTGATCAATTCGTTTCGATGCTCCGACGCCACCCTAACGTTCTCCGGCGCTGTAGCGAGCCGATCTATTCTGTTTCTCGTTTAGTATCTCCATGGCCGATATCTCTCTTCCGTGGAATCGCAAAACGCTCGCGCGCTTtaaacattatgtatttaGATTATGTAAATTCTGAATTGTAAAAGGATAATTTTGCACAATTCTCTCAACGGAGATCATTCGTCATGGAGAATACACAGATAtgatcttaatttattattgctcgTCGACGAACAAAGACAatgtaaatttcattaatgGAAATGATTGTTCGCTCCTTTCATCGCGttattaatgagaaaaattgaaGTGATATCGATATtcacattatatttttgctcTATTAATCTTCTGTGTTGAGACATTTATTCTACAAAAAGATACAAAGTATCAATCGATTGAAAACAGTGGAAGAGTCGAAGAAAACAGTGttaaatttctgagaaaaaattcttgaaaaatatatttgagttTCGACGATTTCATGGAATCGTCAATCATGACATCGTCCTTTTGTCTCACAAGTAAAGTCGCAATATTGAACCGACTGGTCGGTCAATCAGTCGAAAAAGCAATAGCACCGTTTAGTTTAATCATTCTGTTCTTAGGACGTCCTCGAAGACCTGCTAATTGTGGCCAATTTAATCGCGAACGTAGTTCAACCGAATCGCGATTCGAATCTTGAGTGCCAGCGAACGGAGCACTCGTGagctcgtaaaaaaaaacaatgcgaAGATCACGCACtagttaatagtgtaattcGTAGATCCAGGTTGTAAGTTTCCTGGAACGGCAGGAACATCCTGGAAAAGGCGGCTGACAGCTTGAACGCCACATTTATAGTCTCTTTAAAATACTgcgctttaaattaaaatacctTCCGCATATTTCCGGCTTGTACGGCTCTCTCAGAGATCACAGTTTATATAggtattgataaatatatatatataacacatatattattttatatgttatcaTTATATAATCACTGTATAAATTCATCCATCaagaaaacataaatttctataaatttatatgaattttcgGAACGAGAGAATGTAAGAAgcattaaataagaaaaggtACAGACTAGATTTCTACGCGTAATCTTGGtatttataaatgagatataattCTGGtcatgataataatattacaggGCGTTCAAACTGTTGGCAGAAATATGCGCacacagagagaaaaagtgaaCGTCGACTTGCCGAAGTCGTGGCTCACCAGGTAGTAATGACTTCCTTCCCGGCACATTCCATAACGACGCTGTACGACGGTGCATGACGATCGTTCACTTGTACACACTCATATACACGCGCAGACacacacataaataaataatataagataataatagataatagtaataatatataagcgTCTCTACTTACCCCATAGACGAGCGCTCCGCGTAAAATCTATCGCACTATCGACAAGGCGACGCGAGTTAAACCAAAAGGCGCAGGGCTGGGTACTCACGAGCGAGACTGTAAGATAGAAAACTTTAATACCGAAGCTCCTCTTTCGTATTTTTTGTCGCGACAGCCCTCCGAAATTTTCTTATCCTCCGCCGTTTCTTAAGCCGCGATCTTCCATGTTACGGCGCCGACCCGCAAGACGATGCGAAAGTAATCGCGCTAGTTTTATGGATACACTGATTGTGAATCTCTTTTATCCCCGCACGCCTCTTTTTTTCCAAACAATTTTACGCGATGCATTGTTTTGTGCATCATTGCTGTATGACAATCACGCGTACGATAAATGTCTCAGTTTTTTTTCAAGAGGAAGAAAACAGAAAGCGTTTCGTAACTCAAACGGGGCGATTACTTTTTGCGTCATTTGCGGAAACTGTTGTGTCGAGAAACCAAAATACTTTCGTTAAACGATTCGACTAAACGTGCGAGGgaggattaatattttttggcgTATCCATTAGCGTGTAACTCGGTGGGAAAGAAGGCGAGAGAAAAGGCTCGTAGGCAACATAACATGTTGTTAACGACGCAGGAAACACAGTTGCCAATCGGAGGGGAGGAAGAAATATGTACGATTGTGATTTATTTTGCATCGATGTTGGCGAAACACGACGACGACAATTCTAGATAAGTCGGTACGCATATGTATAcctacataaatatatttaaatatgtatgtgtatatatgcatacgcagatatatataattatatatatatataaatatattatagaatatattaaaagatattggTCGCGTTAAGAATTACCGCGAAGTTTCACGGCGGTGGCGAGGAAGAcgagcgttttttttttctccgccACCACCGCTATTTCCCCGAGAGTAAGGATCTGTAAATTTTCTTGTACGTACCGCAAATCTTCTGTAAGTAACGCGAAAATGGGGCGAGCGATTCTGTTGGACCAGGTAAATGGACAC
This genomic stretch from Temnothorax longispinosus isolate EJ_2023e chromosome 9, Tlon_JGU_v1, whole genome shotgun sequence harbors:
- the Scar gene encoding actin-binding protein WASF3 isoform X2, with product MPLPKRLVEPVHVARGTIPDDFPLPSELEAATNGTLANTIRQLSSLSRHAEDLFGELAREAHGLSDRANSLQARIDRLAVKVTQLDSNVEEVSLQDIHMRKAFKSSVVFDQQVVSRDTMPTAMLETYHQCDTPPPLDKLNIYREDGKDGLKFYTDPNYFFDLWSQEMLKDTEKKLHDRGKKPHRPRNEGGGGGGGRHKKRVRQPHNTRERQRQLAVGHGEYIMPTQAVQYRAPHNVQPDDALLGIVMTDPRPPRPNSIELRRSYPPEEQHLYSPPSSDLYRGTNYMTQGYDDNPYGSHYASGQGPPGSEAYQSPGGQSTPSRGGRSRPSQPPPAPPSNASSNSTPTVASANNTPTRGRSMSTGRDTLPPPPPPPGETMSPPSMNGSIPPHLLNRSGSRSDSPLPSQRSTPTPPNHSGQLGADETDPAPQDLPPPPPTPDPTPPRPISPPCNIPPPPPPPPPPPVVNGPTAPLPLTNGDIAKMIATNPPKLRPLKSIVDGQLKKPVNPNIPLVDPRNDLLKAIRDGIKLRKVEKIEQKEVERVNALNDVASILARRVAVEFSDSDSASESECDSEGWGEQESNLA
- the Scar gene encoding actin-binding protein WASF3 isoform X1, with the translated sequence MPLPKRLVEPVHVARGTIPDDFPLPSELEAATNGTLANTIRQLSSLSRHAEDLFGELAREAHGLSDRANSLQARIDRLAVKVTQLDSNVEEVSLQDIHMRKAFKSSVVFDQQVVSRDTMPTAMLETYHQCDTPPPLDKLNIYREDGKDGLKFYTDPNYFFDLWSQEMLKDTEKKLHDRGKKSESEYAEPFREPHRPRNEGGGGGGGRHKKRVRQPHNTRERQRQLAVGHGEYIMPTQAVQYRAPHNVQPDDALLGIVMTDPRPPRPNSIELRRSYPPEEQHLYSPPSSDLYRGTNYMTQGYDDNPYGSHYASGQGPPGSEAYQSPGGQSTPSRGGRSRPSQPPPAPPSNASSNSTPTVASANNTPTRGRSMSTGRDTLPPPPPPPGETMSPPSMNGSIPPHLLNRSGSRSDSPLPSQRSTPTPPNHSGQLGADETDPAPQDLPPPPPTPDPTPPRPISPPCNIPPPPPPPPPPPVVNGPTAPLPLTNGDIAKMIATNPPKLRPLKSIVDGQLKKPVNPNIPLVDPRNDLLKAIRDGIKLRKVEKIEQKEVERVNALNDVASILARRVAVEFSDSDSASESECDSEGWGEQESNLA